From the Ciconia boyciana chromosome 24, ASM3463844v1, whole genome shotgun sequence genome, one window contains:
- the NR2C2AP gene encoding nuclear receptor 2C2-associated protein isoform X2: MPLEPLICADTATRVSSVLNRDVKQFGKKHMFDASEETCWNSDQGTCQWVTLDFPRTVKVSQLHIQFQGGFSSRLCTLEGCRAGEEPVKISDLYPEDINAMQRFQVEETVLDKLKITFENSTDFFGRIVVYHLGVLGERL; encoded by the exons ATGCCCCTGGAGCCCCTGATCTGCGCCGACACGGCCACGCG GGTGAGCTCCGTGCTTAACCGGGACGTGAAGCAGTTTGGGAAGAAGCACATGTTCGATGCGAGCGAGGAGACGTGCTGGAACTCAGACCAG GGCACGTGCCAGTGGGTCACCCTGGATTTCCCCCGCACCGTCAAGGTCTCGCAGCTCCACATCCAGTTCCAGGGGGGATTCTCCAGCCGGCTGTGCACGCTGGAAG gctgcagagcaggcgAAGAACCAGTAAAAATATCCGACCTGTACCCCGAGGACATCAACGCCATGCAGA GATTCCAGGTGGAGGAGACGGTGCTGGATAAGCTGAAGATCACCTTCGAGAACAGCACTGACTTCTTCGGGAGGATCGTGGTGTACCAcctcggggtgctgggggagaggcTCTAG
- the NR2C2AP gene encoding nuclear receptor 2C2-associated protein isoform X1 — translation MLSPSCPRDGGTCTCRVSSVLNRDVKQFGKKHMFDASEETCWNSDQGTCQWVTLDFPRTVKVSQLHIQFQGGFSSRLCTLEGCRAGEEPVKISDLYPEDINAMQRFQVEETVLDKLKITFENSTDFFGRIVVYHLGVLGERL, via the exons ATGCTGTCCCCGTCGTGTCCCCGGGACGGTGGCACGTGTACCTGCAGGGTGAGCTCCGTGCTTAACCGGGACGTGAAGCAGTTTGGGAAGAAGCACATGTTCGATGCGAGCGAGGAGACGTGCTGGAACTCAGACCAG GGCACGTGCCAGTGGGTCACCCTGGATTTCCCCCGCACCGTCAAGGTCTCGCAGCTCCACATCCAGTTCCAGGGGGGATTCTCCAGCCGGCTGTGCACGCTGGAAG gctgcagagcaggcgAAGAACCAGTAAAAATATCCGACCTGTACCCCGAGGACATCAACGCCATGCAGA GATTCCAGGTGGAGGAGACGGTGCTGGATAAGCTGAAGATCACCTTCGAGAACAGCACTGACTTCTTCGGGAGGATCGTGGTGTACCAcctcggggtgctgggggagaggcTCTAG
- the RFXANK gene encoding DNA-binding protein RFXANK, with product MEGEEAVARLVETPLNDRHAQELLKEGENGAEGAAATEEPAVTRDMGDSRALPGHLRPDQDMPRLDHGDGGADPLPKPLTASMDAQRSTKLSALDSFPLKHSNTLTNRQRGNEVSALPATLDTLSIHQLAAQGELSQLKEHLQKGENLVNKPDERGFTPLIWAAAFGEIETVRHLLKWGADPHALAKERESALSLASMGGYTDIVIMLLERNVDINIYDWNGGTPLLYAVRGNHVKCVEALLARGADLTTEADSGYTPMDLAVALGHKKVQQVIENHILKLFQKKELD from the exons ATGGAAGGTGAAGAAGCGGTCGCCCGGCTTGTGGAGACCCCCCTGAACGACCGGCACGCCCAGGAGCTCCTGAAAGAGGGTGAAAACGGAGCCgagggagcagcagccacagaggaGCCGGCTGTGaccagggacatgggggacagcCGTGCCCTCCCGGGGCATCTGCGGCCGGACCAGGACATGCCACGCTTGGACCACGGGGACG GTGGAGCAGACCCTCTGCCGAAGCCCTTGACTGCCTCGATGGACGCGCAGAGGAGCACCAAGCTCTCAGCCCTTGACA gcttccccCTGAAGCACTCGAACACGCTGACGAACAGGCAGCGAGGCAACGAGGTCTCAGCCCTCCCGGCCACGCTGGACA CGTTGTCCATCCACCAGCTTGCTGCCCAAGGAGAGCTCAGCCAGCTGAAAGAGCACCTTCAGAAAG GCGAGAACTTGGTAAATAAACCCGATGAGAGAGGTTTCACGCCGCTGATTTGGGCTGCAGCCTTCGGAGAGATCGAAACGGTCCGTCACCTGCTGAAATGG GGCGCTGACCCCCACGCGCTGGCGAAGGAGCGGGAGAGCGCCCTGTCCCTGGCCAGCATGGGTGGCTACACGGACATCGTCATCATGCTGCTGGAGAGGAACGTGGACATCAACATCTACGACTGG aaCGGCGGCACTCCTCTGCTCTACGCCGTGCGCGGCAATCACGTCAAGTGTGTCGAGGCCCTACTAG CTCGCGGCGCCGACCTGACGACAGAGGCAGATTCTGGCTACACCCCGATGGATCTGGCCGTGGCCCTGGGACACAAGAAAG TCCAACAGGTTATTGAAAATCACATCCTCAAgctatttcagaaaaaggagCTGGACTGA
- the BORCS8 gene encoding BLOC-1-related complex subunit 8: MEEPEMQLKVKKVTDKFTESMYVLANEPSVALYRLQEHVRRSLPELAQHKSDMQSWEEQSQGAIYTVEYACSAIKNMTDSSVYFKSIDSLLKHAIAMKDQLNAAQGRSTQAPQAKNPPATS; encoded by the exons atGGAGGAGCCCGAGATGCAGCTGAAGGTGAAGAAAG TTACGGACAAATTCACGGAGAGCATGTACGTCCTAGCCAACGAGCCCTCCGTGGCACTGTACCGGCTGCAGGAGCACGTGCGGAGATCCCTTCCAGAGCTCGCACAGCACAAG tccgacatgcagagctgggaggagcaAAGCCAAGGAGCCATCTACACAGTGGAGTACGCCTGCAG tgctatAAAGAACATGACTGACAGCAGCGTGTACTTCAAGAGCATCGACAGTCTGCTCAAACATGCCATAGCCATGAAGGACCAGCTGAACGCTGCTCAGGGCCGCAG cACGCAAGCCCCACAAGCCAAGAATCCTCCAGCCACTTCCTGA